A DNA window from Parabacteroides johnsonii DSM 18315 contains the following coding sequences:
- the prmA gene encoding 50S ribosomal protein L11 methyltransferase, which yields MNYYELTFTYTSPVETSIINDVLAAELGEIGFESFAENENGLQGYISDQLYNVKGLQEKLAEFPLENVEIHFTETMVESKDWNEEWEKNYFKPIRIGKDCIIRASFHEHEPGYTYNIIIDPKMAFGTGNHETTFLMISEMLKLDLIGKELLDMGCGTAVLAILARMKGAGRVVGIDIDEWAYNNALENIRLNNTNDIMVALGGAEQIPAFGTFDIVFANINRNILLNDIRHYNECMKPGAFLYMSGFYVEDIPAIEEECKRNGLALLSHTEKNNWAAVKVQKQ from the coding sequence ATGAATTATTACGAACTTACATTCACATACACCTCTCCTGTCGAGACTTCCATCATCAATGACGTATTGGCAGCCGAACTGGGAGAAATCGGTTTTGAAAGTTTTGCCGAAAACGAAAACGGGTTACAAGGGTATATTTCCGACCAACTATATAATGTAAAGGGATTGCAGGAGAAACTTGCCGAATTTCCGTTGGAAAACGTGGAAATCCATTTTACTGAAACAATGGTGGAAAGCAAGGACTGGAACGAAGAATGGGAAAAGAACTATTTCAAACCGATTCGCATCGGCAAGGATTGTATCATCCGTGCTTCATTCCACGAACATGAGCCGGGTTATACCTATAACATCATCATCGATCCGAAGATGGCATTCGGGACCGGCAACCATGAGACAACCTTCTTGATGATCAGCGAAATGCTCAAACTGGACCTCATCGGCAAAGAGTTGCTCGATATGGGTTGCGGAACAGCCGTACTGGCCATCCTCGCCCGTATGAAAGGAGCCGGACGTGTGGTGGGCATCGACATCGACGAATGGGCCTACAACAATGCGCTCGAAAACATCCGCCTTAACAATACGAACGATATCATGGTCGCCCTGGGAGGGGCCGAACAGATCCCGGCATTCGGAACATTCGACATCGTATTCGCAAACATCAACCGGAATATTCTGCTGAATGACATCCGCCATTACAACGAGTGTATGAAACCCGGAGCCTTCCTTTACATGAGCGGCTTTTATGTAGAAGACATTCCTGCCATTGAAGAGGAGTGCAAACGTAACGGATTAGCATTGTTGTCGCACACAGAGAAGAATAATTGGGCAGCGGTGAAAGTCCAAAAACAATAA
- a CDS encoding phage holin family protein: MEKDSGEIFRELKKDLSAYVELKLELLKLNTYERTGKVIAVLSYGVILLFLAFFAILFIFLALGFFLGDLFGSAGSGFGVVAVLYLLLIGIIIMNKDRISNKVLNVVISALTTNDDKTNATDNEQSATDTTGETDF, translated from the coding sequence ATGGAGAAAGACTCAGGTGAAATCTTCCGGGAGCTGAAAAAAGATCTTTCGGCTTACGTGGAGTTGAAGCTCGAACTCCTAAAATTAAACACATATGAGAGAACGGGAAAGGTTATTGCCGTTCTTTCATATGGTGTTATTTTACTATTTCTGGCTTTCTTTGCGATTCTGTTCATTTTCCTCGCATTAGGTTTTTTCCTGGGGGATCTGTTCGGTTCGGCTGGTTCGGGATTCGGCGTGGTAGCCGTACTCTATCTGCTGCTGATCGGCATTATTATTATGAACAAAGACAGAATCAGCAATAAAGTATTAAACGTTGTGATCTCCGCATTGACAACAAATGATGATAAAACAAACGCGACAGACAATGAACAATCCGCAACAGACACCACTGGAGAAACTGATTTCTGA
- the gap gene encoding type I glyceraldehyde-3-phosphate dehydrogenase encodes MIKVGINGFGRIGRMVFRAAVKNFGNDIQIVGINDLLDADYLAYMLKYDSVHGRFDGTVEVEGNNLVVNGNKIRLTAEMDPANLKWNEVGAEVVVESTGFFLTDETARKHIQAGAKKVIMSAPSKDATPMFVYGVNHTTYAGQDIISNASCTTNCLAPIAKVLNDKFGIVKGLMTTVHAATATQKTVDGPSKKDWRGGRGILENIIPSSTGAAKAVGKVLPVLNGKLTGMAFRVPTSDVSVVDLTVVLEKAATMDDIKAAMKEASEGELKGVLGYTEDAVVSTDFRGCSNTSIFDAKAGISLDDNFAKIVSWYDNEWGYSNKVCEMARVIAGK; translated from the coding sequence ATGATTAAAGTAGGTATTAACGGTTTCGGCCGTATCGGACGTATGGTGTTCCGTGCTGCAGTTAAGAACTTCGGCAATGACATTCAGATTGTAGGTATCAATGACCTGTTGGATGCTGATTATTTGGCATATATGCTGAAATATGATTCAGTACACGGCCGTTTCGACGGAACTGTAGAAGTAGAAGGCAACAATTTAGTTGTAAACGGTAACAAAATCCGTCTGACTGCTGAAATGGATCCTGCTAACCTGAAATGGAACGAAGTTGGTGCTGAAGTTGTTGTTGAATCAACAGGTTTCTTCTTGACAGACGAAACAGCTCGCAAACATATCCAGGCTGGTGCTAAGAAAGTTATCATGTCTGCTCCTTCTAAGGACGCTACTCCTATGTTCGTTTATGGTGTTAACCACACAACTTACGCAGGTCAGGACATCATCTCTAACGCTTCTTGTACTACAAACTGCTTGGCTCCTATTGCTAAAGTATTGAACGACAAGTTCGGTATCGTTAAAGGTTTGATGACTACAGTTCACGCTGCTACTGCTACTCAGAAGACAGTAGACGGTCCTTCTAAGAAAGACTGGAGAGGTGGTCGCGGTATCCTTGAAAACATCATCCCGTCTTCAACAGGTGCTGCTAAGGCTGTAGGTAAAGTTCTGCCGGTATTGAACGGTAAACTGACTGGTATGGCTTTCCGCGTTCCGACTTCTGACGTTTCTGTTGTTGACCTGACAGTAGTTCTGGAAAAGGCTGCTACAATGGACGACATCAAGGCTGCTATGAAGGAAGCTTCTGAAGGCGAATTGAAAGGTGTACTGGGTTACACAGAAGATGCAGTTGTTTCAACTGACTTCCGTGGTTGCTCTAACACTTCTATCTTCGATGCTAAGGCTGGTATCTCTTTGGATGACAACTTCGCTAAGATCGTTTCTTGGTATGACAACGAATGGGGTTATTCAAACAAAGTTTGTGAAATGGCTCGCGTTATCGCTGGTAAGTAA
- a CDS encoding YtxH domain-containing protein, with protein MKNVDSKLLLGLVVGAAVGAAVGYLAATDKREQLLDELNGVVGKVKEGFNSALAKYKEGKAEIAKTTEEIVAE; from the coding sequence ATGAAAAACGTAGATTCTAAATTATTACTGGGATTAGTAGTTGGTGCAGCCGTTGGCGCCGCAGTTGGTTATCTGGCAGCAACAGATAAAAGGGAACAACTATTGGACGAATTGAATGGTGTAGTTGGTAAAGTAAAAGAAGGCTTCAATTCTGCTCTTGCCAAATATAAAGAAGGAAAAGCTGAAATTGCAAAAACTACAGAAGAAATCGTAGCAGAATAA
- the miaA gene encoding tRNA (adenosine(37)-N6)-dimethylallyltransferase MiaA: protein MDAYQLITVLGPTASGKTTFAAALAAQLDTEIISADSRQIYRSMDIGTGKDLADYTVNGKKIPYHLIDICDPGYKYNVFEYQHDFFRVYEAIRKKGKLPILCGGTGMYIEAVLKGYRLLDVPQNPELRESLKDKSLPELEQILAGYKVLHNKTDVDTAQRAIRAIEIEEYYKNEAPDANEYDPIDSLIIGIDIDRELRREKISRRLHARLDEGMVDEVRKIIDSGVKPEDLIYYGLEYKYLTLYIIGGLSYEDMVSQLEIAIHQFAKRQMTWFRGMERRGSTIHWIDATLPTEEKIEKALELLKR, encoded by the coding sequence ATGGATGCCTATCAACTTATCACTGTTTTAGGGCCGACAGCATCCGGCAAAACAACATTTGCCGCTGCACTCGCCGCCCAGCTGGACACGGAGATCATCAGCGCCGATTCCAGACAGATCTACCGTTCGATGGATATCGGGACCGGAAAGGACCTGGCCGATTATACGGTAAATGGAAAAAAGATTCCTTACCACCTGATTGACATCTGCGATCCGGGATACAAATATAACGTATTCGAATACCAGCATGATTTCTTCCGGGTGTATGAAGCAATCCGGAAAAAGGGAAAACTGCCGATTTTATGCGGCGGTACAGGCATGTATATAGAAGCTGTTCTGAAAGGATACAGACTCTTGGATGTCCCTCAGAACCCGGAATTGCGCGAGTCTTTGAAAGACAAGTCACTCCCGGAACTGGAGCAGATACTTGCCGGCTACAAGGTCCTTCATAACAAGACAGATGTAGATACCGCCCAACGGGCTATCCGGGCAATCGAAATCGAAGAATATTATAAGAACGAAGCGCCGGATGCCAATGAATATGATCCGATCGATAGCCTGATCATCGGTATAGACATAGACCGGGAGCTACGGCGCGAAAAGATTTCCCGCCGTCTGCATGCCCGCCTGGATGAAGGGATGGTCGACGAGGTACGGAAGATCATCGATTCGGGAGTTAAACCGGAAGATCTGATCTATTACGGGCTGGAATATAAATATCTGACATTATATATAATAGGCGGACTGTCTTACGAAGATATGGTTTCCCAGTTGGAGATCGCTATCCACCAGTTTGCCAAACGGCAAATGACCTGGTTTCGGGGTATGGAGCGCCGGGGAAGCACCATCCATTGGATAGATGCAACATTGCCGACAGAGGAAAAGATAGAGAAGGCATTAGAGTTATTGAAACGATAA